The window GTCGCGGACCTGGCCGACGAGGCCGAGGCGCTGCGCGAGCGGATCGAACGGTCCGCGCCCGAGGTGGCCCCGAACCTCTCGGCGCTGGCGGGGCCGGTACTCGCTGCCCGGCTCATCTCGCTGGCCGGCGGGCTGGAGTCGCTGGCGAAGAAGCCCAGCGGGACCGTGCAGGTACTCGGCGCGGAGGAGGCCCTGTTCGCCCACCTCCGCGGGAACGCGCCCTCGCCCAAGCACGGGATCATCTTCACGCACGAGGCGGTCCGCGGAACCGACCCCGAACACCGCGGGTCGGCGGCGCGGGCGCTGGCGGGCAAGCTCTCGATCGCGGCCCGGATCGACCACTACAGCGGCGACCTCCGGCCGGAGCTACAGGACGACCTGGCCGAGCGCATCGACAGGATTCAGTCCCGCACCGGGGGTGACGACGCGTGAGCCTGCCCGACGGCGTCGACCGGCGCGACATCGACGGTCAGGAGTCGCTCTCGACCCGCGGCGACCCCGTCTACGGCGAGGCGACCGACGGCGAGTGGCGCCGGTGGAACCCCCACCGATCAAAGCTCGGCGCGATGCTGGAGCTGGGGATGGACACCGGGCTGACGGGCGGCGAGACGGTCCTGTACCTGGGCGCCGCAGCGGGGACGACCGTCAGCCACGTCGCCGACTTCGCGGGCCCGACCTACGCCGTGGAGTTCGCTCCCCGGCCCGCCTCGGACCTGCTGGACGCCGCCGAGCCCCGCGACAACCTCTTCCCGCTGCTCAAGGACGCCCGCGAGCCCGAGACGTACGCCCACGTCGTCGAGC of the Halomicrobium salinisoli genome contains:
- a CDS encoding NOP5/NOP56 family protein produces the protein MTDTPDRGWFADLDPDAPDSAGDAIRDGSADEPADWPQLAVESGFADDEGDYYDRLREATTAATREAVREQAGAGDQQLIHAVRAVDDCERTANELAERVAEWAESLYDDAGAGVEYARQVAEREPEGPGEERLIALAERVADLADEAEALRERIERSAPEVAPNLSALAGPVLAARLISLAGGLESLAKKPSGTVQVLGAEEALFAHLRGNAPSPKHGIIFTHEAVRGTDPEHRGSAARALAGKLSIAARIDHYSGDLRPELQDDLAERIDRIQSRTGGDDA
- a CDS encoding fibrillarin-like rRNA/tRNA 2'-O-methyltransferase; translated protein: MSLPDGVDRRDIDGQESLSTRGDPVYGEATDGEWRRWNPHRSKLGAMLELGMDTGLTGGETVLYLGAAAGTTVSHVADFAGPTYAVEFAPRPASDLLDAAEPRDNLFPLLKDAREPETYAHVVEPVDVVVQDVATRGQALVARRNGLFLRDDGRLLLAIKARSEDVTREPGDVFEDVLDDLREDYEVLETERLSPFHDDHLGVVARPRTE